From Medicago truncatula cultivar Jemalong A17 chromosome 7, MtrunA17r5.0-ANR, whole genome shotgun sequence, a single genomic window includes:
- the LOC11425214 gene encoding protein NRT1/ PTR FAMILY 5.2 → MTMLGENGKEDYTEDGTVDLKGRPVLRSNTGRWRACSFIVGSEVIERLTYFGISSNLVLYLTKKLHQGTVKSANNVTNWAGTVKILPVIGAYIADAYLGRYWTFVVSSGIYFLGMCLLTLSVSLPTLRPPPCAVGIEKQDCQKASSLQIGIFFFALYIIAAGTGGIKPSITTLGADQFDEFEPKEKSQKLSFYNWWVFYIIIGAILAETVLVYIQDNVGFALGYGIPTILLVFSTLVFLFGTPIYRHKLPSGSPLTRMVQVFVAAMRKWKLNVPNDQKELHEVSIEEYTSNGRYRINHSSSLSFLDKAAVKTDQTSPWMLCTVTQIEETKQMTKMIPILIATCIPSIIFAQTNTLFVKQGTTLDRRLGAHFKVPPASLIAFVHIFLAISTVIYDRVFVPIIRRYTKNPRGITMLQRIGIGLVFHVIVMVVSCLIERKRLNVAREHNLLGKLDTTPLSIFILVPQFALMGIADTFVEIAKIEFFYDQAPESMKSLGSSYATTSLSMGNFLSTFLLSNVARLTSKHGHKGWILDNLNISHLDYYYAFLALLSVVNFFFFLIIAKFFVYNDDVTQTKMDLEMNPASSKGYKTEISQSISQLDVKS, encoded by the exons ATGACAATGTTAGGAGAAAATGGAAAAGAAGATTATACTGAAGATGGGACAGTGGACCTTAAAGGTAGACCAGTTTTAAGATCAAATACAGGAAGATGGAGAGCTTGTTCCTTCATAGTAG GCTCTGAAGTGATTGAAAGGTTGACATACTTTGGGATATCATCAAATCTAGTGTTGTATCTAACAAAGAAGCTCCATCAGGGTACTGTCAAATCTGCAAACAATGTCACTAACTGGGCAGGTACAGTTAAGATCCTGCCAGTTATTGGGGCTTACATAGCCGACGCCTATCTTGGCCGATATTGGACCTTTGTCGTATCATCTGGCATTTACTTTTTG gGAATGTGTTTATTGACTCTTTCAGTATCACTACCAACGCTGAGACCACCACCATGTGCTGTAGGGATAGAAAAACAGGATTGCCAAAAAGCTTCATCACTACAAATTGGtattttcttctttgctttGTACATCATTGCAGCAGGCACAGGGGGAATTAAGCCCAGCATCACCACACTTGGAGCCGACCAATTTGATGAGTTTGAGCCGAAAGAGAAGTCTCAAAAACTTTCCTTTTACAATTGGTGGGTGTTCTACATTATAATTGGAGCCATTTTAGCCGAAACAGTATTAGTCTACATACAAGACAATGTTGGTTTTGCCCTTGGTTATGGGATTCCAACCATATTGCTTGTTTTTTCAACATTGGTGTTTTTGTTTGGAACACCAATTTATAGACATAAATTGCCTTCTGGAAGTCCTTTAACTAGAATGGTTCAAGTCTTTGTTGCTGCTATGAGAAAGTGGAAATTAAATGTCCCAAATGATCAAAAAGAGCTGCATGAGGTGAGCATTGAAGAGTATACTAGTAACGGAAGGTATAGAATTAATCACAGTTCTTCATTGAG TTTCCTTGACAAAGCTGCAGTGAAGACCGACCAAACTTCACCATGGATGCTTTGCACTGTGACACAAATTGaggaaacaaaacaaatgacAAAAATGATCCCTATATTGATTGCAACATGTATTCCAAGCATAATTTTCGCTCAAACAAACACACTCTTCGTCAAACAAGGCACCACTCTAGATAGGAGACTGGGAGCTCATTTTAAAGTCCCTCCAGCAAGTCTCATAGCATTTGTACATATCTTCCTGGCTATAAGCACTGTAATCTATGATCGTGTTTTTGTTCCTATTATCCGACGCTACACAAAGAATCCAAGAGGAATTACAATGCTACAAAGAATAGGAATTGGCCTTGTGTTTCACGTCATCGTAATGGTTGTTTCGTGTCTTATAGAGAGGAAGAGACTCAATGTTGCAAGAGAACACAATCTTTTAGGCAAGCTCGATACAACCCCTCTTTCTATTTTCATTCTCGTCCCTCAATTCGCTTTGATGGGGATTGCTGATACGTTTGTGGAAATTGCTAAGATAGAGTTCTTCTATGATCAAGCACCTGAATCTATGAAAAGCCTTGGATCATCATATGCTACAACATCCTTGAGCATGGGAAATTTTTTGAGTACTTTTCTTCTATCAAATGTTGCTCGTCTCACAAGTAAACATGGTCATAAAGGTTGGATTTTAGATAATCTAAATATCTCAcatttagattattattatgCTTTTTTGGCCTTGTTAAGTGTTGtcaacttctttttctttcttattattGCCAAATTCTTTGTATATAATGATGATGTAACTCAAACCAAAATGGACTTAGAGATGAACCCTGCTTCATCTAAGGGCT